One Aegilops tauschii subsp. strangulata cultivar AL8/78 chromosome 2, Aet v6.0, whole genome shotgun sequence genomic window, CTTGATTTTTGGAAAAGGAAAACCAGCAGCTGCTTAATTTAGGAAGCGCCCAGTTATTTAGTTTTTTCGTTAGCGTTACTTGCTTTTCTGTCCAGAACTTCGTGGTTGCTGTAATTTCTACAGCAGTTTTGCTGGACATGCACATGGCAGAAATTATACTATTGTTAGCATGAGACGTTGGTCGCGCAAATCCTATGGCAAATAGTCTGTTTTTCCGGTTTTAGAAAAGTTCTAGAAGGTTCTTCCCGCCcggtttttcaaaaaaaaaattcttctattgTTTCTCTACAAGTTTAATTTTTTATATTTGCATTTTTGgtatttattttcttttaaaaattgttcatgcTATTTAAATGTCCATAATTCTAGAAGATGCTCATGAAATTATTAGAAAatgttcatttttttaaaaaagttcatatTTATAGAAAAATGTTCGCATCTTTAAAAAGGTAATGGTTTCTTTCAAATGTTCTTTTTTAAAGAATGTTCACAAAAGTTTCTAAAAAAATGATGGGTTTTTTCACATAAACATAATTGACGTTTTTTTAGAGATCCTGAACATAATTTACGTTGTGACGCATAAATAAACAAAATAGAGGCCACCCGGGCGGGGCCATGTATGTACCCGGCGGCCCTGCAGCAACTACAGCACCGAAGTGGGCCACCATTCCTTTCCTTCCTCCCTGCTGCTCTGCTTCCGACGAGTCCAAcagacggcggcgacggcgacggcgaggagaCACCTGTGGGACGGCGGGCAAGGACGAGGACGCGTCGTCTTCCAGCTGCTAGCGGCCGGCCTGACCTCTCTCCCGTTCAGCTGGAGCCACCGCCACCGGGTCAGGTCAGGTCAGCTTTCGTCCACCTgcccgcccgcccgcccgccATGTGTTTGTGTTTATTCCCGTGACGTTCGTTTCTCGCGCTGCTTTGGGTTTGGGGTCTTGGCTGTTGTCTTCATCCAATAAACACTGACCGGCGATTACATTGCAGTAGCCAAGGAGTATACATCGTCTGCCTTGCTCTTTTGTTTAATGATCTCAAAAACCAACACTGGCGCAGTCAATCAAAATGCATCAAAGCATCTTTCTGAAGAAGATCCAGATACTCCTGGAGTGGACCCTACGCTCTGAATTACTAGCTAGTACGGCTGGCCGGCTGGATCCCGCAATTAGGCACACAGGCAAacaccttcttcctcctctagtagAGTTAAGTTTGCTTGCTTGCTTAATGCTCTGGTTGTGTTCATCACAAACTAGTGGAGTGCTGCTGCACACACTCTGCAGCACTCTAGTCTAGTGACCAACCAACAACCCCAACGGAGACACATACATGCCAAAGCACACCCACTCTCATTGCCAGACAGTGATAACAACAACCGGCGAGCTGAGCTCAATACATTCTTCTTACTACTAAACGCACCAGCTACATGTAAATGTGAGCACGACATCTATCTTTTTATATGTCCATGGATCTATTCTTGCAAGCAAACTGTGTAAAATGAAGGAGGTCTGCAGCACATTAATTTGAACACACAATCAGAGTCCTGCTGCTCTGGTGACCACGACAAATTAAAGCCTGTGTCTATGTGTAACACAGATTCTATCACCTAGTGCTTGGTATGAGGTGTTACCTGTAGCAAATCCAATGCTCCTCCCAAAGACGTCTCTTGGTCTGAATCACAAGCTCATCGAGCTGTGTGCCATAAGCTCCTTAATTCCCACTGTTGAAGTTTCCAGAATCACAAGCTGATCGGGCTGCAGTTCTGAATATTTTATACAAGTGCATTTCCTGAATTCCATATACTTTTCAGAGAACAAATGAGTTTCCGTCAAAGCATTTCTCAAGGCGGCCAGGCACCTGGAGTGTGCTACGCAACACCTTCTATCCAGGATGCCGTTATGTCATCTGATGATGAACAGCTGTTTCTTTATTGATGAAAGTGCTTATTGCTTCCATTTTTCAGTAACTGTTGATGACCGCCTACATTTCGTGTTGGAAAGGCCTTCCCATACAAGCTCTCGGTCAGGCAAGAATGATTTTGTTTTCATTCTAATTATTTCACAGTAACTAGCTAGAGATTCATGTGTTAGTAAAATAGCATGCAATTGAGGTGCCGGCTTCTCGGTTAGTTCATCCATCATCCATCATGCTACATGTGTGTTTGCCAGGCAATTGATTTTCAACTTGGGTTGGCAATTGGAACTCCTCTCTTTTTTTTAAAGATAAAGATCTCTCTACCTATTTCTGGCTATTGTTCTTCCATTAGGTCAGTTATATATGCCAGTGATTCACTGGCTTATGTTTGCAAATGTTAGTTATCTATACTGTTCATCTCGACATAAAATAATTCCAGAAACAAATAAATGGTCAAGCTTTCTGTCATATCTCCCGTTTAGTCTGTGTGTGTACAATCCTGTTGATTTCATTTGCATGAAATCATTGCAGACCTACCACTCCTTGATGGCGTGTGTGTGAGAATTGACAAAGCTAACCCTTGTTTGAAAGTTCAAAATAACCTTACTCTAAAAATCGAACCAAATCTGACCCTTGCTCAGCGCCACCCTCCGGGCGCTCAACTTGGCTGTGTCAACGCACTTCCTCGTTCCAGgcacaaaaaaggaaaaaaaaagagtgCTGGCTTGAGCACTAGTATAGCAGGGTGCCATCTCTAGCCTTGATCTAAGTTGAACAGGGTACTAAAGGAAGAAATAATGGTGGAAAGATACTTTCTTAGTCTGTAGCAGCATTGatcccttttcttttctttttctccttCCATTATTCCGTTATTACGTGAAAGGCACCGGTTCTTCTAATCTTGTTCCAAGCTCCTGCCCCACAAGGACAAGCACTGATGCCTTGCTGCCCTTTCACCTTTAGGCTCCAGCCGAAACTCCAAAGAATGCACGCATTTGTTTCTCGTGTCTCTGAAACTCCAAACAAGCCCAAACACCAAACAAGGTGTTCCTGCAACGACTCCACCCTTGGCAGTACATTTGGAAGTGCTTACGCCTCACACTTGTGCTTTGCAAGCAAGCAGTTGTAGCACGTTAATTAGTTTTGTTTGATCGCTGATTAATTATCAAGTGCTGCCAAATACTTTTGTGACCCACCGGCACAATTCTCATAGTATCATATTCTTCCTCATTTTTAGAGCCTTTTTCTACAGCACCGTATTCTCTTTTTTGTGTGGCTGGAGAAGTTGTGATATCTCAGTGTGAATGGTATGGCATCTTATCTTGCCATCTTTTGAGCTGTCATCCACCCACACCACTTTCAATTCCTTTTTGGCTTGCAACAGAGGAGACTAAGACTCCGTGTTTACCCAGCTTACAGGTTAGAGAGATTGTATATCAATATCAgttctctctcgctctctctctctcaacgGCTTAACCCTCCCTTTTGCAACTAGCTAGACCTCCACAGCAGGCAAGCACGAAGGCAGGCGGCGTCCGTCACTGGCAAACCAGCAACTCGTGCACGTGTGCACATCGTAAGTACCTACTCCTCTCCTTTAATTTGCAGATAGGCTATACAAGTACTACTATCCTTCTCCACCAGGATTGGTGACGGCAAACCAATTCATGCATATATCCACGAATGACTGGATTCCCTTTGGTTCCTGAATCGTTGTAGGTCATCCATCTCTGCATCAGGGGGAGGATGTACGCGGCCCTCAGTGCGGCGCAATGGGTGGTGGGCAAGGCGCTAGCCCCTGTTGCGGATGGGGTGCTGGAGGCATGGGCGGCCACCAGGAACTTCGGTTTCAACATCGAGGCCCTCAGCATGGAACTAATGCTGGTGAAGGCCACGCTCGAACAAGCTGGCCGCAAGGAGCTCGGCGGGCCGGCCATGGAGATGTTGTTGCAGAAGCTGCGTGACTCGGCGCAAAATGCTGAAGACTTGCTAGATGAGCTCGACTACTTCCGCATCCACGATGAGCTCCACGGCACCCACGATGCTGCAGGCGAGCACGACAAGGGTTGCTTCCACAACCTTGCCTTCAATGCTCGCCACACCGCCAAAGCTTTTGGCAAACTGGTCAACTGTGCTAAGCATCGGCAGAGGTCACACAGCGACTCCTCGGCCCCAGACACCAATCAGGAGCTTAGCGGATGCATGCCCAAGATCGGTAAACTCCTCACTTGCTCATCTTCCCCGCATCCACATGTTCGTGATGATGACTATGATAGTGATGATGACTGTGGCAATGTGCAAGAAACACCAAAGCTTGAGTTTAATAGGGTTTATTTCTCTCAAAGGATGAAGGACATTGTAGAGAAATTGCAACTTATGCGCAATGAGGTTAGCAAGATTCTGATACATTGTGGCCCTAGAACTGTCCCAGACATTGCCCTGAGTCGTCCTATCACCAAAAGTAGAATTGATGAGCCAAAACTGTATGGAAGGGACCATGTCATGAATAGCATCATACATGATATCACCAAGGGTCAATACTATGACAAGGGTCTAACTGTGCTGCCGGTAGTGGGTCCAGGGGGAATGGGGAAGACAACTCTTATACAACACATATATCGCAACCAGCAAGTGCAGAATCATTTTCCAGCGAGCCCTGATGGCGGTGGTTGGAGCAGTGTGGTGGGGACTGCTCGTGAGGAACGCGGGTGGTGCCCGCTGGTGCTTGCGGTAGCCTCGTCAACATGCTTATTGGCAGCCTCGCCAGTGTGCTTGCAGGCGGTGGCGGCCGTGCTTGTCGGCGGCCTCGTTGGCGTGTTTGCTAGAGGCGGCGGTCAGAGCAGTGCGCAGAGGTTGTAGCTTGACTGGGAGCTCAAGAGCAGCACGGTAGGTGATTGCTCTCAAGGGGATCCAGATCCCGCAACACACCGGTTGTTGCGGTGGCGAGATTGCAATAACTACTTAGTTGCAAGACTTAGTTTAGGTAATACGTTGCTCCTGAGCCATCTGATTAAAATAAGATCTGACGGCCACAAAGGTGACGGACGCTCGCGTCGTTATCAGTCTGATGATTTGGATCATTTCCCTAAAATATatttattgaaaaaggctttcactctgctttatatataaagcaacgacCAGAGATACAAACCCGGATACAACACGCCACCGACAAACACAACACACACACCCAAGACAAGATACAAGGATACCGATGCACCGCAACACTACCCAATCGACCGCCAAGAAAACTATAGATGAGCCAAAAAGAACCACTTGGGGCCAACGAGGAGCTCCTGAGAACTAGCCACCGAGAAGATGTGAAGCGAGACAATGACGGAGCATGGACTCCAAGGCGGTGCCTTCAAGAAGGGCACGACTGAATTGTTACCACCACCCAATCCCGATCAAGTTTTCATCTAGAGCAATGTGAAGAAGGGAACACCACGACGGAGCCTTCATGAAGGAAAacggcgcccgccgccgccgccaccatcgaCCGGAAAGAACCGGGCAAGTTATGCACTATGGTGTTAACCTTCCCTCTGCCAAACGACCATGCTAGACCAAACATTACCAACCATGCCACCCCGCGTGACCATGGCTGCCCGACTGCACCCAAGACGTGCGCTCCGCCCATGAATATTGTGTCTCCCACCGCCAGGGCGGCTGCCCTATATCCAAGCACCTTCGTGAACACCCAAAGTCCTTGACTTTGGCCTGATTGGCAGACCCCAACCGATGGAGCAGCCAGCAACCGTCCTTCCTCGAACATCGACAGAGCTCGCCAGAAGGCACACGGCCGAGGAAATGGGGAGGAGGAGCAGGCGCATTTGGACCGGTGCACCCCCGCACCGGCGACGGGTGGCCCGACATCGGGGCCTCCCATCCCTCCTAAGAAGTCCCCACGGGACACACCCCGTGTCGCCTCACCATGGCGGCCGATGCAGCTCAACGCGAGGCCACCAACGACTGCCCGCCCATTACCACAGAGAGCCAAGCCACCCTTCACCAGCTGAAGAAGAAATGGAGAAGAGTAGTTTATTCTGGTGAAGAAGAAATGGAGAAGTAGCAACAAAGGTTACTCGCCAGATAGAAAAACTCAATGGTGTGGATGCTACCTGCCATGTTTTCTCGACAGATAGCAGAACTCAACAAGGTTGCCCACCAGATAGCACAATGAGCTAGGGAATTGGCGGCAATCTCCCAGTTGGAACCACCGTATTAGGTGTCTACAAGTTTGCTCATGGGGCTCAGCACCTCCGAGGTTCTTCTGCTCATTGTAGGTGCATCCTCGCCCTCCGGTGAACGCGTCATGCATCTATCATCATGTTACTCCTGCTATTCTATCTATCAATGAAATGATACGTAGCTTGCGTATTCACGAAAAGAAAAAGATAGCACAACGAGGTTCTCTGAACTCACTACGCCATGTTTTTTGGTTTTTGATGAAATATCTGGTCTGTGCCCCGGATTACAATATGAACATGCCATGTTTCTTCATTTTCGAGGGCCCATCACTTTCCTGGTTTGTGCCCCAGATTACGTCAGCAAGTAATGGTCTATGTACGTAGATGAGATGACCTCACCTCCACGAATCAACACTTTGGCTCTTTCCACGAACAATCCCTCCAGCACGTTAGACAACCTACCTCATCATATGGAAGACAATAAACTTGTCCAACTCTGACGTTGATTCCAATTATTAGGTGCCACCCAGTAGATCAAGAATATGGACTCGGTCCCTAAGTGCCACTAGTAGACCACTTGTCCAACTAGGCCCTGCCTCCCCTTAATTAATTCTTCTCTAATTTTCTACTCTAACGGTGAGAATATGTGGTGTTTGGTGGTTATGTGCGACTCAAGCTCCATAATCATATGCACTGCTGCACATTACTACGTACTCCAACGGTGAGTAGTTTTCATCATCAAACAAGAAAAACCAAAACCTTACCTATCTTGTCTCTGCCACCTCCAGGACATTGTATTCCTATGCCAGGGCTAGCTACCTGCATTAATTCATCCCTGGTCATGAGGGGCCAAATTATTATTCTACACATCTTCGATTACTGATTAATAAAACATTGTTCGAATGTGCTAATTCACATATAACACTTTGAATTTGTGTCATAAGTTTTTTCATAGAACAGAATGGAGTCATAATACAAAGACTCTATAATGAGCTAGGTATATAAACTTAATGGTCAAAAAGTCACATTGGAGACTATATGCACACGTAATCATTTTCTTGAACATATTTAGGAATCAGTAGTTGGCGTACATATTACTGGTCAAGAGAGGTGAATAGGATTGAGAATCGGGATAATATTTCCATTGTTCTCATCATGTAGTAATCACAAACTAGTGTTTGGACAAACGAACCTATCTTGATTGTATTGACGAGCACCAACTGTACTCAATTGTTTGCCAAGGCAGTGCAAACAATGTAAAAGTTGATCTCAACAATAATGCAAACGCTATATACAAAGCTAGTCTACAAGAAAAAATGCGCTCATGAAAAGTTGTGCATATAATTTACTTAAGCGGCTTACGACTCGGCGACGTTGGAGAATATCGAGGCTTGTTCACATGTCATAACTAGTTTCAAtaacgtgcatgcacacacatcaCAGTGGAAGTAACTTAGCTAGTAACATAACACACCCTGAGACAAATTCACTTGCGGTAAAATAATATGTTACCGTAACATAGCGCACCCCAAGAAAAAAATGAGTCTACTTCTAAATAAATGAAGGCTTGCATGATATcacacatatgttactacccgtatgcatgttactagtctaagtctAAGGTACTCCCCAATATGATCAGCCTTATTCTTGTGACCACATGATTGAGGAAGAAAGGCTCTAAGCGCAAGCAAGAAAAACTCTTTGCCCCATCCATGTACGTATATGGCGGCATAGCCCACACGAATGGTGGTTGAAACTTGAAAACCGTGTGTCAACCCGCCGCGGCCTGGCCTATATATAGAGAGGAGAGGACCCGTCTATACTCCTACTACACACAGCCCCCcgacacacacacgcgcgcgcgcgtaCAACACTCGGCTAGACCTCACTAGCTTGTTGATCAGTATTGGTCCAATGGTGAAGAGTGTTAGCTTCCTCGTCGCGGTGCTTACCATGGCCGTCTCCCTTCACTCGACGCATGCGGTCTCTGCCGCATTATTCAATCCCAAAGCCATTGCTCAGCACCTTCCTAAGGTGGATGGCTGGACCAAAGAAAACCTCAAGTCGATGaaaaagctgaaggaaattgtaGATGCAGCCAAAGACGGTGTCGAGAAAGGCATTAAGTTTCATGATAAGGACGCGCAAGGCCGCAGCATCCAGTACTCCAGGGTCACCGGCATAATAGTCGGCGATCACAAGCTTGAGGACGGCCAGCACGGTGTGATCCTGATCGTCACGGCCTTTCCTTTCCCGTTCCTCAACGAGAAGGCGTTCGGGCTACTCAAGGATGAGTTCAGTACGGCCAAGGAGCTCCACCGTCAATTCGGCCCGCTGTGCACGACGGACCTGTACCCGCCGGTCACGCTGGTCTACGCCGACGACGGTGCCGAGAAGAAGCAGGAGTGCCCCTGGCACAAGCAGAGCGACGGGTCCATGTGCTTGGGCATCCTCACGTTCCAGAAATAGCTAGCATCGCTTTGCCAGCTGCCAAGCTCCATGTGCTATCTTTATTATCACAATTATTGTAATCGTTCACCATGTAAGCATACATACATTAAATAAAGGCTCCGTTCCATTGAATGTACGTGTACTCTACTGATGCGTGCATTTTATTTGTGCCAATTGGATATTTGTAATCATCTTCGCGCGTACGACTTCTTCCATTCCACGTCGATCCTGACCCAACCCACCAGCTTTGAATTTTATATATCTACAATTTATCTATTCCATTCTATCTTTTTTTTTTCTGCGGGGATCTATTCTGTTCTATCTATTCTACACGAAAATCAAAATACTCAGAAGCAGAAAAATTAGTCGAATAAACCATGGAGATCTTGAGCCCATGTATGGTGCACAATACTCGTCCAGAGTCTTCCCCTCCTTCGGTGTGATCGGCATATCTGCAGACAAAGTGTTTAGCTCAGAAGTTTGTTCGTTGGTATTTTCAATTAATGAAACTTGTAGATCCTGGGAAAAATGCAGAATATAATCCGGTAGGTAAGTTCTTCCAGAACAAGTAGGGCCTCTATCGGTGACAGCTAGCATCTACAATAAAAACACCTAGAAATCAGTTACGTAAATAGTACTCCGCGCTTAGCTCCTCGGCAACAGCGTTAGAAAATGCTTGATGGCATGCAAGCAGAGACACAAGGTAGTGTAGCACCATCGTGTAAGAGCATCTCCATAGTTATTGTCCCAACAAAGAGCGGAGGTGAGTATTATGAGTGGTGTTTCAGTCACGCATAATTTGTCACGAGTCTCGTGTGAAGTAACTGCTAACATAGTTGTGACCATTGAGGAAACGCCCAACAAACCAAACTACACAAGATCTATCAAACTTCACAGTGAAATGAGCATCGCAGTAGCACCGAGTCTCCGGTGTTAGACTACGGCTGTGGCCATCCATGGTTAAAAACTTGCTCCGCCATTTCCTAGCCTTGGAACAAACAAATCTCCTCGAGCGTATAATTCCCAAAGCACCTTTTCCTCCCTTCACCCTATCACTTCTTATGTTGAAGCCATGTTCCTTCACATAGTTGTTGTAGAATACGTACGCCTCCGCTTCTAAACCAAATGGCATTGCCATTACCTCTCAATGTCTACCCAGTGTCTCTTGCTAATATTCATCATGCCCAATGTCCATGTCTAATTTATCATCATCACCATGATCATCCACCTACAAAATTAGACTTAAAGACATGTAAGTTGTCGTCACTCAGTTGTTATATCATTCCTTGCCGTAAATTTTTTTCAACGTACTTGACATCAGCATAAGATTCCTCGAAGTCATTGTGCTCATTGTCAACAGCGACATCTACCTATAGAATTTTAGAAGTAAGACATGTAAGTTCTCATGTTGTCGCTTGTCATAAAAAAATTGACAACTTACACGTCACTTAGCACTGTCGGCTCCATCCTCACTGATATGGTTGTCCCGGGAGGTAGGGTTTCATATGACGACCAAGATCTATTCTCGCTACAAGATTCATCGCCGGCATATCCAGTTTCATGGTCTATCCAAGCACCTTCAATTGGAGTTCATGCTTAATCCGAACACTACACAACATCATCAGGGACATATTCAATTCAAATGCGAAATCAATGGTGTTGTGTAATGCACACAAAAAACATGTACAGAAGCAAAGCAGATGATAGCATTCACGGTTCACATGAATTTTTTCCGCACCATTTCAATATGCACAAAGGCACTGTCAAATGGTTCAAGTATAGCAACAAAGCAGTGAATCATTTTTCGCACCATTTCAATGTGCAAAAAATAACTAGTATGGCAAGAGCAAACCTTATGTTGATCCAACGCAGGCCGGGCGTCGACATCGTCCTTGTCTTGGTTAGCAGTGTGGGGGAGGCGGAAGTGCGTCGCTGGTTGGAAGGTCTTCTACGAGGGGCGGCGACGCATGCGGGAGGAGCGCTGATGACGGCATGCTTGGCGCTGCCAATTGCAAGGAGGGTGACGACAACGGTGCCGTGTGCGAGGAGGGGGCGTGGACGGCGCAGCGTCCAATGATGCCGATGAGCCCAACACCAACGTCGACTCACGAGCGGGGTCCAAGCGGGGTCGGCGACGACTGGAGATGGCCACTGGTCAGAGTCGCGACAACGGTTGTGGATCGGGAGGGTCCAAcggttttcttttcttttcctttttctgtgAGGGCCCGGCGGGTAGGGTAGCCAAACTGGATATGGCGTATACGTTCTGCCGGTCCAACATACGAAAGTGGGTACGTTCTGGCAAAGGTACATATTGCCCGTTATACCTTTTTGGGGTAGAGGTGTACCGAAGCAGGGCTTATTACTACTCATTACTAACATAACCTGTGATAAAAAATATGGTTTGGTTCTTTGTGCAGGTGTTCTTTTGATCTTATGGGCTTCATCTTT contains:
- the LOC109751678 gene encoding uncharacterized protein, giving the protein MYAALSAAQWVVGKALAPVADGVLEAWAATRNFGFNIEALSMELMLVKATLEQAGRKELGGPAMEMLLQKLRDSAQNAEDLLDELDYFRIHDELHGTHDAAGEHDKGCFHNLAFNARHTAKAFGKLVNCAKHRQRSHSDSSAPDTNQELSGCMPKIGKLLTCSSSPHPHVRDDDYDSDDDCGNVQETPKLEFNRVYFSQRMKDIVEKLQLMRNEVSKILIHCGPRTVPDIALSRPITKSRIDEPKLYGRDHVMNSIIHDITKGQYYDKGLTVLPVVGPGGMGKTTLIQHIYRNQQVQNHFPASPDGGGWSSVVGTAREERGWCPLVLAVASSTCLLAASPVCLQAVAAVLVGGLVGVFARGGGQSSAQRL